In a genomic window of Thermodesulfobacteriota bacterium:
- a CDS encoding glycosyltransferase family 2 protein — protein MKADFSLTVVLPAHNEEGNIKNTVEKCLSYLEKNVGDYEVVVVNDGSSDRTREIVEEMSSANPCVVLVNHETNKGYGSALRSGLDRASKDYIFFMDSDGQFDISDLGRLIPYAGPDRAVIGYREDRADSHIRSLNAWLYGLYIYFVFGLKVKDMDCAFKIFPRSAYESVRPIKSEGALFSAEFLIKLKRNGFSFKEVPVRHFPRIFGSQTGANMRVIIKMFKESWKLRNELRDR, from the coding sequence ATGAAAGCAGATTTTTCCCTTACGGTGGTGCTTCCTGCGCATAACGAGGAGGGCAACATCAAAAACACCGTTGAGAAATGCCTCTCCTACCTCGAAAAGAATGTCGGCGATTACGAAGTCGTGGTAGTGAACGACGGCTCATCGGATAGAACGCGAGAGATAGTAGAAGAGATGTCTTCTGCTAATCCCTGCGTGGTGCTCGTCAATCACGAAACCAACAAGGGGTACGGCTCCGCGCTCAGGAGCGGTTTGGATAGAGCCTCGAAAGATTATATTTTCTTCATGGACAGCGACGGGCAGTTCGATATTAGCGACCTAGGCCGACTGATCCCGTATGCGGGTCCGGACAGGGCGGTTATCGGTTACAGGGAAGACAGGGCTGATTCTCATATCAGGTCCTTGAATGCCTGGCTATACGGCCTATATATATATTTTGTCTTCGGACTTAAAGTAAAGGATATGGACTGCGCCTTTAAGATTTTTCCGAGGAGCGCATACGAGTCAGTGAGGCCGATAAAATCCGAGGGTGCGCTTTTCAGCGCCGAGTTCCTGATAAAGCTGAAGCGCAATGGGTTTTCATTCAAAGAGGTGCCCGTGAGGCATTTCCCCCGCATTTTCGGCTCTCAAACCGGGGCGAATATGAGGGTGATAATAAAAATGTTCAAGGAATCGTGGAAGCTGAGAAATGAGCTCAGGGACAGATGA
- a CDS encoding CRTAC1 family protein: protein MVRFGSNLFFIILLSAAVGVPVDPAASAEDVPGFVNVQKESGVYIGGPLGHAAVWGDYNNDGWQDILLSSLTMLRTTKSKKKKNSEAGVEGGEGISRDLLLFMNVNGGSFTETTGETGLPDLRAKAASWADYDNDGYLDVAVMTIMAGKPPILFKNSKKFSFADVSEKAGLTIEGPNPSQVLWVDYDNDGSVDLFQAGTGGSLLYRNKGDGTFGEVSGPAGLGVKARTNGAVWFDSNNDGFQDLFLANTGTNAFYLNKGDGTFADYTEKSGLSGEASWRTTAACTGDYNGDGYLDIYVTNLGPRMRNALYRNNGDGTFTDVTSDTGTADAGDGRTCAWVDFDADGDVDLFTTNHVHPNKLYLNSGKGAFTDVAPEAGIDLPKDVFAATWGDYNRDGYIDVFLNGHIGTGLMKNNGNSNYSIVLKLEGDGKKSNRSAVGARAAVSTPAGVQIREVSGGRGCCEQDMLPLYFGLGKEKVADVEITWPSGKTCSFKGVSVEKVREYTISEMKCGINPSS, encoded by the coding sequence TTGGTTCGATTCGGATCAAATCTGTTTTTCATCATTCTCCTGAGCGCCGCGGTCGGGGTTCCCGTCGATCCGGCGGCTTCCGCGGAGGACGTACCCGGGTTCGTCAATGTACAGAAGGAATCAGGCGTATACATAGGCGGCCCGCTCGGTCATGCGGCGGTCTGGGGAGACTACAACAACGACGGCTGGCAGGACATCCTGCTCTCGAGCCTGACCATGTTGAGGACGACGAAGTCCAAAAAGAAAAAAAACAGCGAGGCCGGCGTTGAGGGCGGCGAGGGGATTTCGAGGGATCTATTGTTATTTATGAATGTAAACGGCGGGTCTTTTACTGAGACTACCGGCGAAACGGGGCTGCCCGATTTAAGAGCGAAAGCCGCTTCATGGGCCGATTACGATAACGACGGGTATCTGGACGTCGCCGTGATGACCATAATGGCCGGGAAGCCTCCGATTTTATTCAAGAATTCGAAGAAGTTTTCTTTCGCGGACGTTTCGGAAAAAGCGGGTTTGACAATAGAAGGTCCGAACCCGAGTCAGGTCCTCTGGGTCGATTACGATAACGACGGATCGGTCGACCTCTTTCAGGCCGGCACCGGGGGATCGCTCCTCTACCGCAACAAGGGAGACGGAACCTTCGGGGAAGTGTCGGGTCCGGCCGGGCTCGGCGTCAAGGCCAGGACAAATGGAGCCGTTTGGTTCGATTCCAATAACGACGGTTTTCAGGACCTCTTTCTCGCGAACACAGGGACTAATGCTTTTTATTTGAATAAGGGCGACGGTACCTTTGCGGATTACACGGAAAAGTCAGGGCTTTCGGGGGAGGCTTCCTGGAGAACGACCGCAGCTTGTACGGGTGATTATAACGGTGACGGATACCTCGACATATATGTCACGAATCTGGGTCCCCGCATGAGGAACGCGCTTTACAGGAACAATGGAGACGGCACATTTACCGACGTCACGTCCGATACGGGGACGGCGGATGCGGGGGACGGGAGGACATGCGCCTGGGTCGACTTCGACGCGGACGGCGATGTGGACCTTTTCACCACCAACCACGTCCATCCAAACAAGTTATACCTCAATTCGGGCAAAGGCGCATTCACCGACGTCGCGCCCGAAGCGGGAATCGATTTGCCGAAAGACGTATTTGCCGCGACGTGGGGGGATTACAACCGCGACGGGTATATCGACGTGTTTCTTAACGGCCACATCGGTACTGGGCTCATGAAAAATAACGGCAATTCAAATTATTCTATCGTGCTCAAGCTCGAAGGCGACGGCAAAAAGAGCAATAGGTCGGCGGTCGGGGCCCGGGCGGCGGTCTCAACACCGGCAGGCGTTCAGATAAGAGAAGTATCCGGCGGCAGGGGGTGCTGCGAGCAGGACATGCTCCCCCTGTATTTCGGCTTGGGCAAGGAGAAAGTCGCTGATGTCGAAATTACGTGGCCGAGCGGCAAGACCTGTTCTTTCAAGGGTGTCTCGGTCGAGAAGGTCAGGGAGTATACTATCAGCGAGATGAAATGCGGAATTAACCCGTCGAGCTGA
- a CDS encoding GMC family oxidoreductase, with the protein MPPIKKKYDCLVVGSGPGGAPFAWKLASKGMNVLLLEAGPRYDPYKSYALDEDNWESKGFPEIRNIRHTFGKKQPLDGQYENLRSWNKASGKLNPTKERRYLKYHQISGIGGTTLHYQGEAHRLNEDAFRMKSRYGVAVDWPIEYKDLEPYYAETEGILGVAGPDTIPGRPRSKPYPLKPHKLSYASKIVEKACRKQGIDLIPNSVAILSGVYRDAPPCNYCNGCVWGCPRKDKGSVDVTFIPLAEKTGTCEIIDNVYVTRIEIDNKLGKKRAVGVVYYDRGGKEHFVGGDYIAVACGAVETPRLLLNSDIKGNGLVGKNFMETTFYEAVAMHPERLDSYRGIPIDSIIWKWNNPDPERGFPGGLRLFPTAGSALGPVNYSLRYFEGWGENYVKEIEKWFGHAISVGGIAEFFPNNDTFVTLDPKIKDQFGSPVAQIQSFLGEPELKSLEFISKKSKEILKASGAGDVVEEVSSYDFFSATHVFGTCRMGEDRETSVVNPSLRVHSIPNLLVTDASVFPTSGGGEAPSLTIEALSLRAADLLLRDIKKG; encoded by the coding sequence ATGCCTCCGATAAAGAAAAAATACGATTGCCTGGTGGTCGGATCGGGCCCCGGCGGGGCGCCGTTTGCCTGGAAGCTGGCGTCGAAAGGCATGAATGTACTGCTGCTCGAAGCCGGCCCGCGTTACGACCCCTACAAGAGCTATGCGCTCGATGAGGATAACTGGGAATCCAAAGGTTTCCCCGAGATCAGGAACATAAGGCACACGTTCGGCAAAAAACAGCCCCTCGATGGGCAATACGAGAATCTGCGGTCATGGAACAAGGCCTCAGGCAAGCTTAATCCCACAAAGGAAAGGAGATATTTGAAGTACCATCAGATCTCCGGAATCGGCGGGACCACCCTCCACTACCAGGGGGAGGCCCACAGGCTTAACGAGGACGCGTTCCGGATGAAGAGCCGTTACGGGGTGGCCGTGGACTGGCCCATAGAGTATAAAGACCTCGAGCCCTACTACGCCGAAACCGAGGGCATTCTGGGAGTTGCCGGACCCGATACTATACCCGGCCGGCCCAGGAGCAAGCCGTACCCCTTGAAACCTCACAAGCTGAGTTATGCGAGCAAGATCGTGGAGAAGGCTTGCCGGAAGCAGGGCATTGACCTTATACCGAATTCCGTCGCCATACTATCAGGGGTTTACCGCGATGCCCCCCCTTGTAATTATTGTAACGGGTGCGTCTGGGGCTGCCCGAGGAAGGATAAGGGCAGTGTCGACGTTACGTTTATCCCGCTTGCAGAGAAGACCGGCACCTGCGAAATAATCGATAATGTCTACGTTACCCGAATAGAAATCGACAACAAGCTCGGTAAAAAAAGAGCCGTGGGGGTGGTTTACTATGACAGGGGCGGAAAGGAGCATTTCGTCGGAGGCGATTATATCGCGGTCGCATGCGGAGCCGTAGAGACGCCCAGGCTCCTTTTGAACTCCGACATTAAAGGAAACGGGCTTGTCGGGAAGAATTTTATGGAGACGACTTTCTACGAAGCCGTAGCCATGCATCCCGAAAGGCTTGATTCCTATCGCGGCATACCGATTGACAGCATTATCTGGAAATGGAACAACCCCGACCCGGAGAGGGGGTTTCCCGGCGGACTGAGGTTATTCCCGACCGCAGGCAGCGCGCTGGGGCCGGTTAACTATTCCCTCCGTTATTTCGAAGGCTGGGGAGAAAATTACGTCAAGGAGATAGAGAAGTGGTTCGGACACGCAATCAGCGTGGGCGGGATCGCCGAATTCTTCCCCAATAACGACACCTTCGTCACGCTCGACCCCAAGATAAAAGATCAGTTCGGGTCCCCGGTCGCCCAGATTCAATCGTTTCTGGGAGAGCCGGAATTAAAGTCGCTGGAGTTTATTTCAAAAAAGTCGAAAGAGATTTTAAAAGCGAGCGGGGCCGGAGACGTAGTCGAGGAGGTCTCCTCCTATGACTTCTTTTCGGCCACCCACGTCTTCGGAACGTGCCGCATGGGTGAAGATAGAGAGACCTCTGTCGTAAATCCTTCCCTGAGAGTCCATAGCATTCCCAATTTATTAGTTACCGATGCCAGCGTCTTCCCCACGTCAGGAGGAGGAGAAGCACCCTCTCTCACGATAGAAGCCCTGAGTTTGAGGGCAGCCGACCTTCTGTTGAGAGATATCAAGAAAGGTTGA
- the thiI gene encoding tRNA uracil 4-sulfurtransferase ThiI: MKKNKCVLIHYGELSLKGRNRADFELKLKDNIESIAGGVISRHRGYFVMEGGDPLLLDKVPGISWYAEALVADSRIDEITDIVTDEVGGRLAGGPVSFGVFARRPDKKFPYTSMEVARLTGDAITRKYGLKANLRDPEMKVFIEVSGKTYIFFEKKEGLRGFPTGVSGRVLSLISGGIDSPVSSYLMMKRGCRVDLVHFHVYADNGYVERTKMNGIFGRLNEFQLGTRVFLVPYYPFESSLLKAADVTGYELVLFRRFMVRVSERIAQENGCMALVTGDSLGQVASQTIENMALVREAVSLPVFQPLIAYDKQEIVDYAKRIGTYGLSIEPYKDCCSIVSANPKTRARRGRVMEIEKIMRIQDVIEETLGLVSSREF, encoded by the coding sequence ATGAAGAAGAATAAATGCGTCTTGATACATTACGGCGAATTGTCCCTTAAGGGCAGGAACAGGGCGGATTTCGAATTGAAGCTAAAGGACAATATCGAAAGTATAGCGGGCGGCGTAATCAGCAGGCACAGGGGCTATTTTGTTATGGAGGGCGGCGATCCTCTGCTGCTCGATAAAGTGCCGGGTATCTCCTGGTATGCCGAGGCCCTCGTAGCGGATAGCCGGATCGACGAAATCACGGATATCGTAACGGATGAGGTGGGCGGCAGGCTGGCGGGAGGTCCTGTAAGCTTCGGTGTTTTTGCGCGGAGGCCCGATAAGAAATTCCCGTATACGTCGATGGAGGTCGCGAGGCTCACAGGCGACGCGATCACTCGAAAGTATGGTTTGAAAGCCAACCTCCGAGATCCGGAAATGAAGGTATTTATCGAGGTCTCCGGCAAGACATATATATTCTTTGAGAAAAAGGAAGGGCTGAGAGGGTTCCCGACGGGCGTGAGCGGCCGTGTTCTATCTCTCATATCCGGCGGCATAGATTCGCCTGTCTCCTCATATCTGATGATGAAGAGGGGGTGCAGGGTCGACCTCGTTCATTTCCATGTCTACGCCGATAACGGCTATGTGGAGCGTACAAAGATGAATGGAATATTCGGACGACTGAACGAATTCCAGCTCGGCACGCGTGTATTTCTCGTGCCCTATTACCCGTTTGAATCCTCTCTCCTGAAAGCGGCCGACGTCACTGGATATGAGCTCGTTCTGTTCAGAAGGTTTATGGTGAGGGTGTCCGAAAGGATAGCGCAAGAGAACGGTTGTATGGCCCTTGTGACGGGAGACAGCCTGGGCCAGGTCGCGTCGCAAACTATCGAGAATATGGCTCTTGTGAGGGAGGCTGTTTCGCTGCCGGTCTTCCAGCCGCTTATTGCATACGATAAGCAAGAGATTGTGGATTATGCCAAGAGAATAGGCACTTATGGATTATCCATAGAGCCATATAAGGACTGCTGCTCCATTGTTTCCGCGAATCCGAAGACAAGAGCGCGGAGAGGGCGCGTCATGGAGATAGAAAAAATAATGCGTATACAGGACGTTATCGAAGAAACGCTCGGGCTTGTCTCATCCCGTGAATTCTGA